A window of the Nitrospinota bacterium genome harbors these coding sequences:
- a CDS encoding tetratricopeptide repeat protein: MSKVENPKAGMRILVVDDMPGMRKTLRSMLKMLGYDHITEADDGDTALNRLKQGQQDFIIADWNMPRMPGVELLREIRDEPMLRDTPFIMITAEVDDSQIVRAAEEDVDGYIIKPFVAEILERKINSVLDKKANPSQVEIYLKVGYAYMENGMLNEAMREFEHAHALNPKSARIPLAMAQIFEAMGDRRKAEELFTAAVSNNPRFVKGYHTLADFQLRMGNDAAAMKALQSATSLSPNNPSRQVEFGKLLIKAGRVEDADQAFKHALKSAGKSADVHTAIGEAYLAAGHDDKAAEAFRGSLTITEDINVYNRLGIALRRKKRFKEAIQEYRKALAVAPNDEVLYYNIGRALLEDEQREAAIIAFRKALQIDPEFKECGDMLKQLEVWR; this comes from the coding sequence ATGTCCAAAGTTGAAAATCCAAAGGCGGGGATGCGCATCCTCGTCGTCGACGACATGCCGGGCATGCGCAAGACGCTGCGCAGCATGCTCAAGATGCTCGGCTACGACCACATAACGGAGGCCGACGACGGAGACACCGCCCTCAACCGCCTCAAGCAGGGGCAGCAGGACTTTATTATCGCCGACTGGAACATGCCGCGCATGCCCGGCGTGGAACTGCTGCGTGAAATCCGCGACGAGCCGATGCTGCGCGACACCCCCTTCATCATGATCACCGCCGAGGTGGACGACAGCCAGATCGTGCGGGCCGCCGAGGAGGATGTGGACGGCTACATCATCAAGCCGTTTGTGGCGGAAATACTGGAGCGCAAGATCAACTCCGTGCTTGATAAAAAGGCCAACCCTTCGCAGGTGGAGATTTACCTCAAGGTGGGGTATGCCTACATGGAAAACGGCATGCTGAACGAAGCGATGCGCGAATTCGAGCACGCGCACGCGCTCAATCCGAAAAGCGCGCGCATACCGCTGGCGATGGCGCAGATATTCGAGGCGATGGGGGATCGCCGCAAGGCGGAAGAGCTTTTTACCGCCGCCGTCTCCAACAATCCCCGCTTCGTGAAAGGCTACCACACCCTGGCCGACTTCCAGCTGCGCATGGGGAACGACGCCGCCGCCATGAAAGCGCTGCAATCGGCCACTTCGCTGAGCCCCAACAATCCCTCGCGGCAGGTGGAGTTTGGCAAGCTGCTGATAAAGGCCGGCCGCGTGGAAGACGCCGACCAGGCTTTCAAGCATGCGCTCAAAAGCGCGGGCAAAAGCGCCGACGTGCATACCGCCATCGGCGAAGCCTATCTTGCCGCCGGGCATGACGACAAGGCGGCCGAGGCATTCCGCGGCTCGCTCACCATCACCGAAGACATCAACGTCTACAACCGCCTCGGTATCGCGCTCCGCCGGAAAAAGCGGTTCAAGGAGGCGATCCAGGAATACCGCAAAGCGCTGGCCGTTGCCCCCAACGATGAAGTCCTTTATTACAACATCGGCAGGGCCTTGCTGGAAGACGAGCAACGCGAAGCGGCGATCATTGCGTTCAGGAAAGCGCTGCAGATCGATCCCGAATTCAAGGAATGCGGCGATATGCTCAAGCAGCTCGAAGTATGGCGTTGA
- a CDS encoding flagellar basal body-associated FliL family protein, with product MAKKRKTELDIDTGAIPAPEAPPDTGSTPIPLEQEMARDAASARAAGAPFNKNTLIVFGIIIAMMLATIGIAAVALHKKTSGVSAKKAGGHGAKAKDAEKHKAAEPKFEALNNLVLDPFVIPYKDKGQDGFIRVVFALQVNDPEVIDEINNNLPLIRNSVLYAISTRDRADLIDPAKREGLMKDLRYNIDRSLQSGRVDAVLLNALNVY from the coding sequence ATGGCGAAGAAGCGGAAAACGGAACTCGATATCGACACCGGCGCCATACCGGCCCCGGAAGCGCCGCCCGATACGGGTTCCACGCCCATCCCGCTTGAACAGGAAATGGCCCGGGATGCGGCGTCGGCGCGGGCGGCGGGCGCGCCGTTCAACAAAAACACCCTTATCGTATTTGGCATCATCATCGCCATGATGCTGGCCACCATCGGCATCGCGGCGGTGGCGCTTCACAAAAAGACATCCGGCGTTTCGGCAAAAAAGGCGGGCGGCCACGGCGCAAAAGCCAAGGATGCGGAGAAGCATAAGGCCGCGGAGCCGAAGTTCGAAGCGTTGAACAACCTCGTGCTCGACCCCTTCGTCATTCCCTACAAGGATAAGGGGCAGGACGGCTTTATCCGGGTGGTCTTCGCCCTGCAGGTGAACGATCCCGAAGTAATCGATGAAATTAACAACAATCTGCCGCTCATCCGCAATTCGGTTCTCTACGCCATCAGCACGCGCGACCGCGCCGATCTTATCGACCCCGCGAAACGCGAGGGATTGATGAAGGACCTCCGCTACAACATCGACCGCTCGTTGCAGTCCGGCCGCGTCGACGCCGTCCTTCTGAACGCCCTGAACGTGTATTGA
- a CDS encoding sigma-70 family RNA polymerase sigma factor produces the protein MPEEKELHGEEGKAGHRSALPERAGGAGPLAPADPLQYYLATIRSIPRLTPDEEHQLAVRVRDHNDADAALKLVTANLWLAVSIAFEFRNQFQNMLDLIQEGNIGLMRAIQKFDPFKGVPLPAYATYWVRAYIMKYILDNWRLVRVGTTNTRRKLLFNLNKATRELRNAGIDPTPKRLAEHFATTEDEVTEVQKSLSARDVSLETPLDGEGGHTYADIIGDARRTPAKEVEEEEVFGMVKRHIADFAKGLKDSDRAILEERLMSEDPLTLSEIGEKFGVTREAVRQAEVRLMKRLKAYLREKIPGISDFSFIGRG, from the coding sequence CGCCGGTGGCGCCGGACCGCTCGCTCCCGCCGACCCGCTGCAATACTACCTTGCCACCATCCGCTCCATCCCCCGCCTCACGCCCGACGAAGAGCACCAGCTTGCGGTGCGCGTGCGCGATCACAACGATGCCGACGCCGCGCTGAAACTGGTGACGGCCAACCTCTGGCTGGCGGTGAGCATCGCGTTCGAGTTCCGCAACCAGTTCCAGAATATGCTCGACCTGATACAGGAGGGGAACATCGGCCTGATGCGGGCCATACAGAAGTTCGACCCGTTCAAGGGTGTGCCGCTGCCAGCCTACGCCACCTACTGGGTGCGCGCCTACATCATGAAATATATTCTCGACAACTGGCGGCTCGTCCGCGTGGGCACCACCAACACGCGGCGCAAGCTTCTCTTCAACCTCAACAAGGCCACGCGGGAACTGAGAAACGCCGGCATCGACCCGACCCCGAAACGGCTGGCGGAACATTTTGCCACCACCGAAGACGAAGTGACGGAGGTGCAAAAAAGCCTTTCGGCGCGCGACGTGTCGCTGGAGACCCCGCTGGACGGGGAGGGGGGCCACACCTATGCCGACATCATCGGCGATGCCCGCCGCACCCCGGCGAAAGAAGTGGAAGAGGAAGAGGTGTTCGGCATGGTGAAGCGGCATATCGCCGATTTCGCGAAAGGGCTGAAAGACTCCGACCGCGCGATACTGGAAGAGCGCCTGATGAGCGAAGACCCCCTGACCCTTTCGGAGATAGGGGAAAAATTCGGCGTCACGCGCGAGGCGGTGCGGCAGGCCGAGGTGCGCCTGATGAAACGGCTGAAGGCGTACTTGCGGGAAAAAATCCCCGGCATCTCCGATTTCAGCTTCATCGGCCGCGGGTAG
- a CDS encoding HAMP domain-containing histidine kinase, with amino-acid sequence MGETAKNGTTAEQKLAMQGDLINMMVHDLKGPLMEVISNIDLLSNSEHLDENEKEFAQTAMEGCTGLYDMVQDMLSIGRMESGMMKLEREPFNLCAVIKNELEKVRRHAEDNRVAVDLKCPADLTVNADQKLIARVAANLISNGLKYSPPGATLKISVSDGGAAAIVLVKDQGPGVPVEYRESIFEKYVQVELRTHRRQGSTGLGLPFCKMAVEAHGGKVGLNSPERGSEFYFVIPKNVQS; translated from the coding sequence ATGGGTGAAACAGCGAAGAATGGAACCACCGCCGAACAGAAGCTGGCGATGCAGGGGGATCTCATCAATATGATGGTTCACGACCTCAAAGGACCGCTAATGGAGGTGATTTCCAATATTGACCTGCTGTCCAACAGCGAACATCTCGATGAGAACGAAAAGGAATTCGCCCAGACCGCCATGGAAGGATGCACCGGCCTGTACGACATGGTGCAGGATATGCTGAGTATCGGCCGGATGGAATCCGGCATGATGAAGCTGGAGAGGGAACCGTTCAATCTCTGCGCGGTTATCAAAAACGAACTGGAAAAAGTGCGGCGGCATGCCGAGGATAACCGGGTGGCCGTGGACCTGAAGTGCCCCGCGGACCTGACGGTGAACGCCGACCAGAAGCTCATCGCCCGCGTGGCGGCGAACCTGATATCCAACGGACTTAAATACTCCCCTCCCGGCGCCACCCTGAAAATCTCCGTCTCCGACGGCGGCGCGGCCGCCATCGTGCTGGTGAAGGATCAGGGGCCGGGCGTGCCGGTGGAGTACCGTGAATCCATTTTTGAAAAATACGTGCAGGTCGAGCTCCGCACGCACCGGCGGCAGGGTTCCACCGGACTGGGCCTCCCTTTTTGCAAAATGGCGGTGGAGGCGCACGGCGGCAAGGTGGGCCTGAACAGTCCCGAGCGGGGTTCCGAATTTTATTTCGTGATTCCAAAAAATGTCCAAAGTTGA
- a CDS encoding tyrosine-type recombinase/integrase, translating to MVESAKEDAPRDRAMLELFYGCGMRASELAGLRREDFDPVTRTIRVMGKGSKERDLPVGRKALESLGAYLVKLPEQTGPLWPNKKGKPLDVRSIYNVVIKYARKAGAPAGVSPHTLRHTFATHMLDGGADLRAIQELLGHESLATTQKYTHVGIDHLMKVYDAAHPHAHKKGTAKTSGRQKKLAE from the coding sequence ATGGTTGAATCGGCGAAGGAGGACGCTCCCCGCGACCGCGCCATGCTGGAGCTTTTTTACGGCTGCGGCATGCGCGCAAGCGAGCTGGCGGGATTGCGGCGCGAAGACTTCGATCCGGTCACCCGCACAATCCGGGTGATGGGGAAGGGAAGCAAAGAACGCGACCTGCCGGTGGGGCGCAAGGCTTTGGAATCGCTTGGTGCATATCTGGTCAAACTCCCCGAACAAACCGGCCCCCTCTGGCCCAACAAGAAGGGGAAGCCGCTTGACGTGCGGAGCATCTACAACGTCGTTATTAAATATGCGCGCAAGGCCGGCGCACCCGCGGGGGTTTCCCCCCACACGCTGCGCCACACCTTCGCCACGCACATGCTGGATGGCGGCGCCGATCTGCGCGCCATCCAGGAACTGTTGGGGCACGAATCGCTGGCCACCACGCAAAAATACACCCATGTGGGGATAGACCACCTGATGAAGGTCTACGACGCCGCCCACCCCCACGCGCATAAAAAAGGAACGGCAAAAACCAGCGGCAGGCAAAAGAAACTCGCGGAGTAG
- the argB gene encoding acetylglutamate kinase, whose product MQELVKKADILLEALPYLREFAGKTIVIKYGGAAMVQEDLKASFARDIVLMKLIGMDPVIVHGGGPQINKTLERMGVQSRFIEGHRVTDEETVNVVEMVLVGKVNKEIVALINGAGGRAVGLSGKDGRLIEAEKKLIAIPTAAENRPEIIDIGLVGKVTKINTGVLETLDRGNFIPVIAPVGAGANGETYNINADTVAGEVAAALKAEKLMLLTDTNGVWDGDKKLIPALDEKRIQKLIADGVIAGGMLPKVDCCLKALAGGVKKTHIIDGRVVHSVLLEIFTREGVGTQITA is encoded by the coding sequence ATACAGGAACTGGTTAAAAAAGCGGATATTCTGCTGGAGGCGCTCCCCTATCTGCGGGAGTTCGCCGGCAAGACCATCGTCATCAAATACGGCGGGGCCGCGATGGTGCAGGAGGATCTGAAAGCCTCTTTCGCGCGCGACATCGTATTGATGAAACTGATCGGCATGGATCCGGTCATCGTGCATGGCGGCGGCCCGCAGATCAACAAAACGCTCGAACGGATGGGCGTGCAATCCCGCTTCATCGAAGGACACCGCGTCACCGACGAAGAGACGGTCAACGTGGTGGAGATGGTGCTCGTCGGCAAGGTGAACAAGGAGATCGTCGCGCTCATCAACGGCGCGGGGGGCCGGGCCGTGGGATTGAGCGGCAAAGACGGGCGGCTGATAGAGGCGGAGAAAAAGCTCATCGCCATTCCGACCGCCGCCGAGAACCGCCCCGAAATCATCGATATCGGCCTCGTGGGAAAGGTGACGAAGATCAACACCGGCGTGCTCGAAACGCTCGACCGGGGAAACTTCATCCCCGTGATCGCGCCGGTGGGGGCGGGGGCGAACGGCGAGACCTACAACATCAACGCCGATACCGTGGCGGGTGAAGTGGCCGCCGCGCTGAAAGCCGAAAAACTGATGCTGCTCACCGATACCAACGGCGTGTGGGACGGCGACAAGAAACTCATCCCCGCCCTGGACGAAAAACGGATACAAAAACTCATCGCGGACGGCGTCATCGCGGGCGGGATGCTGCCGAAGGTGGACTGCTGCCTGAAAGCCCTGGCCGGCGGCGTGAAAAAAACCCACATCATCGACGGGCGGGTGGTGCATAGCGTATTGCTTGAAATCTTCACCCGCGAAGGGGTCGGCACCCAAATCACCGCATAA
- a CDS encoding site-specific integrase, protein MADPLIEKFLLYIGTAKNYSPHTLKNYRGDLAQFSHYAATRGFGGENALRFAEMEAATVRGFGADMHRRKMEPSTVERKLSALRTFFRYLLREGAVKKKSGAGGADSQKAEDPPQSAERGRRFRHG, encoded by the coding sequence ATGGCTGATCCGCTGATTGAAAAGTTCCTGCTCTACATCGGCACGGCGAAAAATTATTCCCCCCACACGCTGAAAAACTACCGCGGCGACCTCGCGCAGTTCAGCCATTACGCCGCCACGCGGGGTTTTGGCGGGGAGAACGCGCTCCGCTTCGCCGAGATGGAGGCGGCAACCGTCCGCGGATTTGGCGCGGATATGCACCGCCGCAAGATGGAACCCTCCACCGTCGAACGCAAGCTCTCGGCGTTGCGCACTTTTTTCCGCTACCTGTTGCGGGAGGGGGCGGTAAAAAAAAAATCCGGCGCTGGCGGTGCCGATTCCCAAAAAGCCGAAGACCCGCCCCAAAGCGCTGAACGTGGACGCCGCTTTCGGCATGGTTGA